Below is a window of Nanoarchaeota archaeon DNA.
ACTTCTCTCATACAGCATTATTTAACTGCACAAATATATATAGTTTTGTGCAGTATGATGTATGAACTGCACAGCACATATGGCAGCGAGGTATTCGCGTATGGCTGTATGATGGCTATATTTGCCGATATGAGCGAGAAAGCGCATGCACATGCGCATACTCGCGCAATCGCGCTTCGGACGTTTGCGGGGGCGCGAGAAGTTATAGACTTAAACCCTTTAAAGACTCTGCAATTTTATTCTCAAGATCCAATATCTTCTTCTTTATAACTTCCGGCTTTTCATATTCGATTTCTTCATACTCTATTTCTTTATACTTCGATATGCTCAAGTCGTAATCCTTCTCTTTAATTTCTTTTATTGGAACAAAGAAACATTTTCCTTTCCTGTCTGATTGGTCTTCTTTGTGTCTTTTTTTGAATCGTTCAATAATATCCGGAATATCATTTTTGTCAGTCATGGTTCTTTTGTCATCCAAACTGAAGCCATCGCTTTGCATATCATAGAACCACACTTCTTTTGTTGGCTCGCCTTTTGTGAAAAACATCACAGCAGTTGATACCCCGGCATATGGCTTAAATACGCCAGACGGCATAGATATTATCGCATCAAGACGGCACTTTTCAAGCAAAAGTTCTCTAATCATCTTATGTGCTTTTGAATTTCCGAATAATACGCCATCTGGAACGATTACTGCACATTTTCCGCTGTTTGTCAGTAGGTTGTACATAAGTTCCAAAAACAATAACTCTGTTTTGGTTGTATGAGTCCTGAAATTTTCCCCGATTTCAGATTCATCAAGACTTCCCTTAAACGGCGGATTTGCCAATATTACATCATAGCAATTTGATTCGTCATATCTTTTTGATAAGGTATTTTTCTGCTCAATGTTGGGATTGTTAATCCCGTGCATCATTAAGTTCATTAAAGATATTCTCACCATCGTCTGGTCAAAATCATACCCGTATAGCGTTTCTTCTCTTAGCATCCTCCACTGGTGTTCGTTTAATTTGTCCCCCGCCAAGTTTCCTGCTTTAACTAATTCTTTTGAGGTGTTGTCCATTAAGATGTATTCATAAGCAGTAAGCAAAAATCCGGCAGTTCCGCAGGCAGGATCGCATATTCGATCCCCGTATTTTGGCTCAAGAATCTCAGCCATCATTTTAATAATGTGCCTTGGAGTCCTAAACTGCCCGTTTTTTCCGGCAGTTTGCAATTGCCCTAAAAGGTATTCATACATATCGCCTTTAGTGTCCCTATTCTGCTCTTTTATGTGCATGTCGTTGATTATTTTTACCGCTTCAACAAGCAAAGATGCGGTAGGAATAGAAAAGCTTGCATCCTTCATATATTTTGAATATATGGAATTTTCTC
It encodes the following:
- a CDS encoding type I restriction-modification system subunit M gives rise to the protein MLDSELKSKINLLWNKFWSGGISNPLQAIEQMSYLIFMKRLEDEEVSRKQNANLLEKPFDSIFKGHEDYKWSVWAEYPAEQMLEHVRDKVFPFLRKINGGENSIYSKYMKDASFSIPTASLLVEAVKIINDMHIKEQNRDTKGDMYEYLLGQLQTAGKNGQFRTPRHIIKMMAEILEPKYGDRICDPACGTAGFLLTAYEYILMDNTSKELVKAGNLAGDKLNEHQWRMLREETLYGYDFDQTMVRISLMNLMMHGINNPNIEQKNTLSKRYDESNCYDVILANPPFKGSLDESEIGENFRTHTTKTELLFLELMYNLLTNSGKCAVIVPDGVLFGNSKAHKMIRELLLEKCRLDAIISMPSGVFKPYAGVSTAVMFFTKGEPTKEVWFYDMQSDGFSLDDKRTMTDKNDIPDIIERFKKRHKEDQSDRKGKCFFVPIKEIKEKDYDLSISKYKEIEYEEIEYEKPEVIKKKILDLENKIAESLKGLSL